A part of Cervus elaphus chromosome 11, mCerEla1.1, whole genome shotgun sequence genomic DNA contains:
- the MRPL53 gene encoding 39S ribosomal protein L53, mitochondrial translates to MAAALARLGLRSVKQVRVQFCPFEKNVESTRTFLQAVSSEKVRCTNLNCSVIADVRHDGSEPCVDVLFGDGHRLIMRGTHLTAREMLTAFASHIQARGVAASGDKQSASTGR, encoded by the exons ATGGCGGCGGCCTTGGCTCGGCTCGGACTCCGCTCGGTCAAACAGGTTCGGGTTCAGTTCTGCCCCTTCGAGAAGAACGTGGAATCGACGAG GACCTTTCTCCAGGCGGTGAGCAGCGAGAAAGTTCGCTGCACGAACCTCAACTGCTCAGTGATTGCTGACGTGAGGCACGACGGCTCCGAGCCTTGCGTGGACGTGCTGTTCG GAGACGGCCATCGCTTGATTATGCGCGGCACTCACCTGACCGCCCGGGAAATGCTCACTGCTTTCGCCTCCCACATCCAGGCCAGGGGCGTGGCGGCGAGCGGGGACAAGCAGAGCGCCAGTACCGGGCGCTGA
- the MOGS gene encoding mannosyl-oligosaccharide glucosidase, whose translation MARGERRRRGAPADGARTAERAARGGPARRDGRGGRAGGAALAVVVLSLALGLSGRWFLPWYRARRAVMLHSAPPALPPDSSSPTVAPDLFWGTYRPHVYFGMKTRSPQPLLTGLMWAQQGTTPGTPKLRHTCEQGDGVGPYGWEFHDGVSFGRQHIQDGALRLTTEFVKRPGGQHGGDWSWRVTVEPQASGTSARPLVSLFFYVVTDGKEVLVPEVGAKGQLKFISGHTSELGDFRFTLLAPTSPGDTTPKYGSYNVFWSSNPGLPLLTEMVKSRLNHWFQHQPPGASPERYLGLPGSLKWDNRGPSGQGQGQGQFLIQQVTLKVPFSVELVFESGSARTGGSQAPEQLAGRLLTHTLESHAEAFRERFEKTFRLKEKGLSPEEQALGQAALSGLLGGIGYFYGQGLVLPDMEVEGSEQKVDPVLFPSVPLFTAVPSRSFFPRGFLWDEGFHQLVIQRWDPRLTREAIGHWLGLLNADGWIGREQVLGDEARARVPSEFLVQRTAHANPPTLLLPVAHMLDSGDPADLAFLRRAFPRLHAWFSWLHHSQAGPVPLSYRWRGRDPALPTLLNPKTLPSGLDDYPRASHPSASERHLDLWCWVALGSRVLMRLAKQLGEAEAAAELGPLAASLEAEESLDELHWAPELGVFADFGNHTKAVQLKPRPPQGLMRVVGRPHPHLQFVDALGYVSLFPFLLRLLDPNSPRLGPMLDVLADRRQLWSPFGLRSLAASSPFYSQRNSEHDPPYWRGAVWLNVNYLALGALHYYGHLEGPHQARAARLHRELRANLVGNVRRQYQATGFLWEQYSDQDGRGMGCRPFQGWTSLVLLAMAEDY comes from the exons ATGGCTCGGGGCGAGCGGCGGCGCCGCGGAGCGCCGGCAGACGGAGCGCGCACGGCAGAGAGGGCGGCTCGGGGAGGCCCCGCACGGCGGGATGGCCGGGGCGGCAGGGCTGGGGGCGCGGCTCTGGCGGTAGTGGTCCTGTCTCTGGCCCTGGGCCTGTCCGGTCGCTGGTTTCTGCCGTGGTACCGTGCGCGGCGGGCTGTCATGCTGCACTCCGCGCCGCCGGCGCTGCCTCCGGACTCTTCCAGCCCTACCGTGGCTCCGGACCTCTTCTGGGGCACCTACCGCCCTCACGTCTACTTCGGCATGAAGACCCGAAGCCCGCAGCCCCTCCTCACCG GACTGATGTGGGCGCAGCAAGGCACCACCCCAGGGACCCCTAAGCTCAGGCACACGTGTGAGCAGGGGGACGGCGTGGGTCCCTATGGCTGGGAGTTCCACGACGGTGTCTCCTTCGGGCGGCAACACATCCAGGATGGGGCCTTAAGGCTCACCACTGAGTTCGTCAAGAGGCCTGGGGGTCAGCACGGAGGGGACTGGAGCTGGAGAGTGACTGTAGAGCCTCAG GCCTCAGGGACCTCTGCCCGCCCTCTGGTGTCCCTGTTCTTCTATGTGGTAACAGACGGCAAAGAAGTCCTTGTGCCAGAGGTTGGGGCTAAGGGGCAGCTGAAGTTCATCAGTGGGCACACCAGTGAGCTTGGTGACTTCCGCTTTACACTTCTGGCACCAACCAGTCCAGGAGATACCACCCCCAAGTATGGCAG CTACAACGTCTTCTGGTCCTCcaatccagggcttcccttgcTGACAGAGATGGTGAAGAGTCGCCTAAATCActggtttcagcatcagccccccGGGGCTTCCCCTGAACGCTACCTCGGCTTGCCAGGATCTCTGAAGTGGGACAACAGAGGCCCGAGTGGGCAAGGACAGGGACAAGGGCAGTTTTTGATACAACAGGTGACACTGAAAGTCCCCTTTTCTGTGGAGTTGGTGTTTGAATCAGGCAGTGCCCGGACAGGAGGCAGCCAAGCCCCAGAGCAGCTGGCAGGCCGCCTGCTGACCCACACCCTGGAAAGCCATGCTGAAGCCTTTAGAGAGCGCTTTGAAAAGACCTTCCGGCTAAAGGAGAAGGGCCTGAGCCCTGAGGAGCAGGCTTTGGGTCAGGCTGCCCTCAGTGGCCTTCTTGGTGGGATTGGCTACTTCTATGGACAGGGTCTGGTGTTGCCAGACATGGAGGTTGAGGGGTCTGAGCAGAAGGTGGACCCAGTCCTCTTTCCATCTGTCCCTCTTTTCACAGCAGTGCCCTCTCGGTCATTCTTCCCAAGAGGCTTCCTTTGGGATGAGGGCTTTCACCAGCTGGTGATCCAACGGTGGGATCCCCGGCTCACCCGGGAAGCCATAGGCCACTGGCTGGGGCTGCTTAATGCTGACGGCTGGATTGGGCGGGAGCAGGTGCTGGGGGATGAGGCCCGAGCCCGGGTGCCTTCAGAGTTCCTGGTGCAAAGGACAGCCCATGCCAACCCTCCAACTCTGCTTTTGCCTGTAGCCCACATGCTAGACAGTGGTGACCCTGCCGACTTGGCCTTCCTCCGCAGGGCCTTCCCTCGCCTGCATGCCTGGTTCTCCTGGCTTCATCACAGCCAGGCAGGGCCAGTGCCACTATCTTACCGCTGGCGCGGCCGGGACCCAGCCTTGCCAACCCTACTAAACCCCAAGACGCTGCCTTCGGGCCTGGATGACTACCCCCGGGCGTCACACCCTTCGGCCAGTGAGCGGCACCTGGATCTGTGGTGCTGGGTGGCCCTAGGTTCCCGTGTGCTGATGCGGCTAGCCAAGCAGTTGGGAGAGGCTGAGGCGGCTGCAGAGCTGGGCCCACTGGCTGCCTCCCTGGAAGCAGAGGAGAGCCTGGATGAGCTGCATTGGGCCCCAGAGCTAGGAGTCTTTGCAGACTTTGGGAACCATACAAAAGCGGTGCAGCTGAAGCCTCGGCCCCCTCAGGGGCTGATGCGGGTGGTGGGCCGGCCCCACCCTCACTTACAGTTTGTGGATGCCTTGGGCTACGTCAGTCTTTTCCCCTTTCTGCTGCGGCTGCTGGACCCCAATTCACCTCGCCTTGGACCCATGCTGGATGTTCTAGCTGATCGGCGTCAACTCTGGAGCCCCTTTGGTTTGCGCTCTCTTGCAGCATCCAGCCCCTTTTACAGCCAGCGCAATTCAGAGCATGATCCTCCCTACTGGCGAGGGGCTGTGTGGCTCAATGTCAACTACCTGGCACTGGGGGCTCTGCACTACTACGGGCATCTGGAGGGTCCCCACCAGGCCCGTGCTGCCAGGCTCCACAGAGAGCTCCGCGCCAATCTGGTGGGCAATGTGAGACGGCAGTACCAGGCCACAGGCTTCCTGTGGGAGCAGTACAGCGACCAGGATGGGCGAGGCATGGGCTGCCGCCCTTTCCAGGGCTGGACCAGCCTTGTCCTACTGGCCATGGCTGAAGACTACTGA
- the WBP1 gene encoding WW domain-binding protein 1 isoform X2, producing MARATGGNGSEEAWGALRVRQQQSLAASSLEGAIWRRDGTQNHAVDAILYHPQQSHLLRELCPGVNNQPYLCESGHCCGETGCCTYYYELWWFWLLWTVLILFSCCCAFRHRRAKLRLQQQQRQREINLLAYHGACHGAGPVPAGSLLDLRLLSAFKPPAYEDVVHRPGTPPPPYTAATSCPSSASSQCTCCSSASSCPAHHEGTNVEDVSSHQSAPPHQEGELGAGVSPAPTPPSCRYRRLTGDSGIELCPCPDSSEGEPVKEARVSATLREVEDQSPCAWPLNPAPQVSPAGLASSEGDIP from the exons ATGGCTCGGGCTACCGGCGGGAACGGCAGCGAGGAGGCCTGGGGGGCACTTCGGGTGCGGCAACAGCAG AGTCTGGCAGCGTCTTCTCTTGAGGGAGCAATTTGGAGAAGAGATGGAACCCAGAATCACGCCGTGGATGCCATCCTTTATCATCCACAGCAATCCCATCTG CTTCGAGAGCTGTGCCCGGGAGTGAACAACCAGCCCTACCTCTGTGAGAGTGGTCACTGCTGTGGGGAGACTGGCTGCTGCACGTACTACTATGAGCTCTGGT GGTTCTGGCTGCTCTGGACTGTCCTCATTCTCTTTAGCTGCTGTTGCGCCTTCCGCCATCGACGAGCTAAACTccggctgcagcagcagcagcggcagcgtGAGATCAACTTGTTGGCCTACCATGGGGCATGCCATGGGGCTGGCCCTGTCCCTGCTGGCTCACTGCTTGACCTTC GCCTCCTCAGCGCCTTCAAACCCCCAGCCTATGAGGATGTGGTTCACCGCCCAGGCACACCGCCACCTCCTTACACTGCAGCCACAAGCTGCCCCTCGTCGGCTTCCAGTCAATGCACCTGCTGCTCCTCCGCTTCCAGCTGTCCTGCCCACCATGAGGGAACAAATGTGGAAGATGTTTCCTCCCACCAGAGTGCCCCTCCTCATCAGGAGGGTGAGCTTGGGGCAGGAGTGAgccctgcccccacaccccccTCCTGCCGCTATCGCCGCCTGACTGGTGACTCAGGTATTGAGCTCTGCCCTTGTCCTGACTCCAGCGAGGGTGAGCCAGTCAAGGAGGCTAGGGTTAGTGCCACCCTACGAGAGGTGGAGGACCAGTCCCCTTGTGCATGGCCCCTAAATCCAGCACCCCAAGTCTCTCCTGCGGGGCTGGCTTCCAGTGAAGGGGACATCCCATAA
- the WBP1 gene encoding WW domain-binding protein 1 isoform X1, whose amino-acid sequence MARATGGNGSEEAWGALRVRQQQLRELCPGVNNQPYLCESGHCCGETGCCTYYYELWWFWLLWTVLILFSCCCAFRHRRAKLRLQQQQRQREINLLAYHGACHGAGPVPAGSLLDLRLLSAFKPPAYEDVVHRPGTPPPPYTAATSCPSSASSQCTCCSSASSCPAHHEGTNVEDVSSHQSAPPHQEGELGAGVSPAPTPPSCRYRRLTGDSGIELCPCPDSSEGEPVKEARVSATLREVEDQSPCAWPLNPAPQVSPAGLASSEGDIP is encoded by the exons ATGGCTCGGGCTACCGGCGGGAACGGCAGCGAGGAGGCCTGGGGGGCACTTCGGGTGCGGCAACAGCAG CTTCGAGAGCTGTGCCCGGGAGTGAACAACCAGCCCTACCTCTGTGAGAGTGGTCACTGCTGTGGGGAGACTGGCTGCTGCACGTACTACTATGAGCTCTGGT GGTTCTGGCTGCTCTGGACTGTCCTCATTCTCTTTAGCTGCTGTTGCGCCTTCCGCCATCGACGAGCTAAACTccggctgcagcagcagcagcggcagcgtGAGATCAACTTGTTGGCCTACCATGGGGCATGCCATGGGGCTGGCCCTGTCCCTGCTGGCTCACTGCTTGACCTTC GCCTCCTCAGCGCCTTCAAACCCCCAGCCTATGAGGATGTGGTTCACCGCCCAGGCACACCGCCACCTCCTTACACTGCAGCCACAAGCTGCCCCTCGTCGGCTTCCAGTCAATGCACCTGCTGCTCCTCCGCTTCCAGCTGTCCTGCCCACCATGAGGGAACAAATGTGGAAGATGTTTCCTCCCACCAGAGTGCCCCTCCTCATCAGGAGGGTGAGCTTGGGGCAGGAGTGAgccctgcccccacaccccccTCCTGCCGCTATCGCCGCCTGACTGGTGACTCAGGTATTGAGCTCTGCCCTTGTCCTGACTCCAGCGAGGGTGAGCCAGTCAAGGAGGCTAGGGTTAGTGCCACCCTACGAGAGGTGGAGGACCAGTCCCCTTGTGCATGGCCCCTAAATCCAGCACCCCAAGTCTCTCCTGCGGGGCTGGCTTCCAGTGAAGGGGACATCCCATAA